A window of Chloroflexota bacterium contains these coding sequences:
- a CDS encoding leucine-rich repeat domain-containing protein, with protein MGTIRYNPLSNLTRLILNGNQLLGEIPSALGNLSELQELWLADNQFIGAIPSELGSFANLALLDLSRNQLSGAIPSELGSLANLRYLLLAGNQLSGEIPSELWRLPHLTHLILADNELSGSIPPELGRQTHLRFLWLNGNRLQGAIPPELGRLSLSRLNRPSFLSSLRLDDNRLSGKIPTELGYLSNLVVLMLGGSNQLSGCIPGESQEVEANDLGELGLPVCGAS; from the coding sequence GTGGGCACTATCCGATATAATCCCCTATCCAATCTGACAAGGCTGATTCTCAATGGCAACCAGTTGCTCGGGGAGATCCCATCCGCGCTGGGCAACCTTTCCGAGTTGCAAGAGCTGTGGTTGGCTGACAACCAATTCATTGGAGCGATTCCGTCCGAATTGGGCAGCTTTGCCAACCTGGCGCTGCTGGATCTGAGCAGGAATCAGTTGAGCGGAGCAATCCCGTCCGAGCTGGGCAGTCTTGCCAACTTGAGATATCTGCTGCTCGCCGGCAATCAGTTAAGTGGGGAGATACCATCTGAATTGTGGCGCCTGCCCCACCTGACCCATCTGATTCTCGCGGATAACGAGTTGAGCGGGTCGATCCCGCCCGAGCTGGGCCGACAGACCCACCTGAGATTTCTGTGGCTCAATGGCAATCGGCTCCAGGGAGCAATCCCGCCTGAACTGGGTCGCCTGTCCCTCTCTCGCCTTAATCGGCCCTCCTTCCTGAGTTCGCTGCGGCTCGACGACAATCGGCTAAGTGGGAAGATCCCAACTGAGTTGGGCTACCTTTCCAACCTGGTGGTGCTGATGCTCGGCGGGAGCAACCAACTCTCTGGTTGCATCCCCGGCGAGTCGCAGGAGGTTGAGGCCAACGACCTCGGCGAGCTTGGTCTGCCCGTGTGCGGCGCTAGCTGA